TCTATTAAACAGTTTTATGATCACGCCGTTTGATCAAGAACTTCATGTAGATTGTTGCTTTAGAAACATTACACAAATATTTCAAGATCTAGAATTTTGTTGAAACATTTAGgttctttataaattaatcacGAGTCGAAATATGGTTAAGGCTCTTATACTGAATGCAGTTCTAAATGAAGAATTTTGATAAAGGTCAGGGCTCATATCTGCAAATATAGAGAGCTAGAACCCAAGTCTCTGTACCATTTTTTTTCTCCCAAATCTGTCAATAGATAGGCTTATATTTTGGTAGGTTTCTTTTTTTGATGTGTACTCTCTGTTAGGGCTAAAAAACATTGAGAAGCCTGAAATATGTCAGTCACCGTTTATCAGAATTATCTAAAAATCTCTTTATGAGAATATTTTTCCCCATTAAGCTATGGTTTTGGTTTGCATTAGTATGTTGAATATCTTAAACACCTGTTTCAAGAAGACTCAAAAGAAATTATCTTGTATTCAGTTTCAAGTTTCCTGTTTGTTCCTTGCTTCTTCACAAAGCTCTCTGTAAACCTAAGGAGCAAACTCACAAGTTGGAACAGAGATACCAAAGATAACTTCAATGGATAAAACGATCACTTTTCTTTACCTGCATGAAAAGTTATCTTTTCCTCTTCACACACAAAGCCACACATATACATACAACCACACATACGAATTAAGACACACCAAATATTTATCTCTACTCTCATTTTTACCCACTTTGACATCTCTTTTACCATACATACTATCATGCCTCCTTTCCGTTTTAACATTCCTTTCTTCTCCTACGGCTCTCCTTCTCGTCCCTCTTCATCAGggacttcttcttccccatcaCCACCCCCAACGCCTCCTACTTCTTCCCGCCCTCCTTTCCGTCCTGGTGGCATTGCTCAGCCGTCAAAGCCAGCCACGTCGCAAGAAACAAAGCCCAAGGTGTCACCTTCGCTTTCTAGGGCTAAAAGCAATGCTGGTGCCAttgcagcttcttcttctgcatCTCAGTTGCCTTCTCGCGGTGCAGCCACGCCATCGCGGCTGGCGAAACAGAGTAACCAATCTGGTTCTCCGGTGAAGAAACCTGAGTCTGTGAGGGAAGAGGAGCAAAAGGTGGGGATGAATGATAAGTCATCAAGAGAAGTTATAAAAGAAGCTGGTGAGAATAGCAATACGGTAGCAGAGAAGCCTCCGGTTGCACGTTCAGAAcaaaaagaagcaaaagaagctcaggagaagagaaggagagaagTAGAGAAACTTGCGGTGGTAGATAGGGATTCAAAAACAACTCAGGAACAGCAGAAGAGCAAAGAAACCGAGAAACTTGCAccggaagaaaagaagaaaggtCTTAGTAAGAATATGGAAGAGAAAACTAAAACAGCTCAGGAACAGCTGAAGAGCAAAGTAGCTGAGAAACTTGCAGTGGAAGAAAAGAAGACGGGTTTTCAAGAGGACActgaagagaaaacaaaaacagcTGATGAAACGGAGAAACTTGCGatggaagaaaaagaaaaagctcTTCAAAACCACATGGAAGAGAATTCAAAGACAGCTCAAGAACAACAGAGGAGAAAGGAAACCGAGAAACTTGCGGatcaagaaaagaagaaagttCTTCACAAGGACATGGAAGAGAATTCAAAAGAACAACAGAAGAGCAAACTTGCAGCGCAAGGAAGACATACAGCTCTTAAAACGGTGGGTAGAGAAGATGCGACGCAAAGCAAAACCACACAAAATATCACCGCAGCAAAAGAAGGATCATCGTCAATGAGCAGAAAGATCAAAGAAGACATCAGAGACGGACTTAGCAAGCTAACTTGGGGAAAAAGCAACGGTGACAACGAGAAATCCGTGAGTGTCTTCACTCTAACAGGCGAAAACAGAGGAGCCAACATGGCAATAGGTtctgaaaaagacaagaaagACGGCGAGGTTCACATTCGCCGTGGATATAAAACTAATCCAGACGAGAGCCCTGAGACCACAGCCACGGAGACCGAAGGAGGAACAAGACCATACCCTAAAGACAACGTTGAAGAAGACGCTAGGGTTAGGGCATACGTGAACGGAAACAGTCAGGGGGTCAACAACTCGATTATATGCGATAGTTCAGTGCAACAGAACGATCCAGGCATTCATATGAATTTGAAGTTTGAAAAATCTATGAAAAAGGATGAAACTGTTAGTCCACCGGAGAATGCGGTGGAGAAAAAACCGGCGACGGAGAAGGTGTTGAAGTATGAGCCGAGGGTGAGGAGGAGATGCTTGAGAGGGTTGCTTGCGGAGACGAGTGAGTCGGATCCGGGGAATCCTTCCAAGCCTAGGAGACATGGTTGCCGCTTTACCTGTAAAGACAAAGATATAGAGAACACTTAATcatgtaaataat
This Brassica napus cultivar Da-Ae chromosome C6, Da-Ae, whole genome shotgun sequence DNA region includes the following protein-coding sequences:
- the LOC106404653 gene encoding caldesmon, with the protein product MPPFRFNIPFFSYGSPSRPSSSGTSSSPSPPPTPPTSSRPPFRPGGIAQPSKPATSQETKPKVSPSLSRAKSNAGAIAASSSASQLPSRGAATPSRLAKQSNQSGSPVKKPESVREEEQKVGMNDKSSREVIKEAGENSNTVAEKPPVARSEQKEAKEAQEKRRREVEKLAVVDRDSKTTQEQQKSKETEKLAPEEKKKGLSKNMEEKTKTAQEQLKSKVAEKLAVEEKKTGFQEDTEEKTKTADETEKLAMEEKEKALQNHMEENSKTAQEQQRRKETEKLADQEKKKVLHKDMEENSKEQQKSKLAAQGRHTALKTVGREDATQSKTTQNITAAKEGSSSMSRKIKEDIRDGLSKLTWGKSNGDNEKSVSVFTLTGENRGANMAIGSEKDKKDGEVHIRRGYKTNPDESPETTATETEGGTRPYPKDNVEEDARVRAYVNGNSQGVNNSIICDSSVQQNDPGIHMNLKFEKSMKKDETVSPPENAVEKKPATEKVLKYEPRVRRRCLRGLLAETSESDPGNPSKPRRHGCRFTCKDKDIENT